In the Candidatus Cloacimonas acidaminovorans str. Evry genome, one interval contains:
- the ribD gene encoding bifunctional diaminohydroxyphosphoribosylaminopyrimidine deaminase/5-amino-6-(5-phosphoribosylamino)uracil reductase RibD, with product MTDAQIKQYMQRAIKVAEKARGKCSPNPFVGSVIVKNNQVISEGWTLEYGSDHSEIQALKKAGKKAKDATLFVTLEPCSHYGKTPPCAQAIIDAGIKEVYIGIYDPNPLVKGKGIAMLKEAGIDVHYGFLEEKIRTQLECYLCYIQKERPFVTLKTALTLDGKYAAEDGTAHWITGKKAREYAHQLRSENDVVLTGIMTILFDDPRLNVRLPGNYKQPLRVVLDPYLKIPVLSYFVSISAKFPGMVITSPDNLQTDKADILRQKGVKIEALETKDGHFNLHEVLNLLYKMNYYSVLLETGSGIAEAFLKEELIDKIIFIYGAKILGGTKSPLPNLGIESIYKALYIWKTSCRKIENDVVVTAYPVYHI from the coding sequence ATGACCGATGCCCAAATCAAACAATATATGCAACGAGCAATTAAAGTTGCAGAAAAAGCCAGAGGTAAATGTTCTCCCAATCCCTTTGTCGGTTCTGTTATCGTGAAAAATAATCAGGTGATAAGTGAGGGCTGGACTTTGGAATATGGAAGCGATCATTCAGAAATTCAGGCACTTAAAAAAGCGGGCAAGAAAGCCAAAGACGCTACTTTATTTGTAACTTTAGAACCCTGTTCTCATTACGGTAAAACACCACCCTGCGCTCAAGCCATAATTGATGCCGGAATTAAAGAGGTCTATATTGGAATTTATGATCCCAATCCTTTGGTTAAAGGCAAAGGGATTGCGATGTTGAAAGAGGCGGGAATTGATGTTCATTACGGCTTTTTGGAAGAAAAAATAAGAACCCAGCTGGAATGTTACCTTTGTTATATACAGAAAGAAAGACCCTTCGTAACCTTGAAAACAGCCCTTACTCTGGATGGAAAATATGCCGCTGAAGATGGCACGGCACACTGGATAACTGGAAAAAAAGCCCGGGAATATGCCCATCAATTACGCAGTGAAAACGATGTGGTTTTAACCGGAATAATGACCATCCTTTTTGATGATCCACGACTGAATGTGCGGCTCCCGGGAAATTACAAACAACCACTGAGAGTTGTTTTAGACCCTTATCTTAAAATACCTGTGCTTTCCTATTTTGTAAGTATCTCTGCTAAATTTCCCGGAATGGTTATTACCTCCCCTGATAATCTGCAAACAGATAAAGCCGATATTTTAAGACAAAAAGGGGTAAAAATTGAAGCTCTGGAAACTAAAGACGGACACTTTAACTTACACGAGGTCTTAAATTTATTATATAAAATGAATTATTACAGCGTTCTGCTGGAAACAGGCAGCGGAATAGCGGAAGCATTTCTCAAAGAGGAATTGATAGATAAAATTATCTTTATCTATGGAGCCAAAATTTTAGGTGGAACTAAAAGTCCTTTGCCCAATTTGGGCATTGAAAGTATCTATAAAGCATTGTATATATGGAAAACAAGCTGCCGGAAAATTGAAAACGATGTTGTAGTTACTGCTTACCCTGTCTATCATATTTAA
- a CDS encoding cupin domain-containing protein — protein MKIIHYDEVELEPVTAEGAEKAQIRWLIAQKDGAPTFAMRMFEIEPGGHTPHHQHKWEHEVYCLSGKGALVTDRGEMAFGADDAIFVDPDILHSFKNTGNETLKFLCLIPHEKPIIKKALNPFADEEANNC, from the coding sequence ATGAAAATTATCCATTACGATGAAGTAGAATTGGAACCCGTAACTGCGGAAGGTGCTGAAAAAGCACAAATCCGCTGGCTGATTGCCCAAAAAGATGGTGCTCCAACTTTTGCAATGCGGATGTTTGAAATTGAACCTGGTGGGCATACTCCCCACCATCAACATAAGTGGGAACATGAAGTTTACTGTCTTTCCGGAAAAGGTGCCTTAGTTACAGACCGGGGAGAAATGGCTTTTGGAGCTGATGACGCAATTTTCGTTGACCCTGATATTTTACATTCATTCAAAAATACAGGAAATGAAACATTGAAGTTTCTCTGTTTGATTCCCCATGAAAAACCGATAATCAAAAAAGCGCTAAATCCCTTTGCCGATGAGGAAGCAAATAACTGTTAA
- a CDS encoding CvpA family protein, with amino-acid sequence MGFIDWIILAVLILFTFLGWRKGLLASLVQLGGYILTFFLVGHYYPLVQRNLMQKFHFAKWLATVISVVLIIVLIVVIVRLVIYILERFLRALKLSAVNHTLGAVLGIINGLLVVIILTVVLDFIPKLSTPLKNGEKHRVYAGVDLVKEEIFTKLKLTERTKLIKMPKLPFAEKLNGEKVKSEK; translated from the coding sequence ATGGGATTTATTGACTGGATCATCCTGGCAGTCCTGATCTTATTCACTTTTTTGGGTTGGCGTAAAGGTCTGCTGGCAAGTTTAGTTCAGCTTGGAGGGTATATTCTCACTTTCTTTCTGGTGGGTCATTACTATCCTCTGGTGCAACGCAATTTAATGCAAAAATTTCACTTTGCCAAATGGCTGGCAACTGTTATTTCCGTTGTTTTAATCATAGTTTTAATTGTGGTGATTGTGCGACTTGTTATTTACATCCTGGAAAGGTTTTTACGCGCCTTAAAACTCTCTGCTGTTAACCACACTCTGGGTGCCGTTTTAGGAATTATCAACGGTTTGCTGGTAGTTATTATTTTAACCGTTGTTCTGGATTTTATACCCAAACTTTCTACCCCTTTGAAAAATGGAGAAAAACATCGCGTTTATGCTGGTGTAGACCTTGTTAAAGAAGAAATATTTACCAAACTGAAACTGACAGAAAGAACAAAATTGATTAAAATGCCGAAATTGCCTTTTGCAGAGAAGTTAAACGGGGAAAAGGTAAAAAGTGAAAAGTGA
- the rpsU gene encoding 30S ribosomal protein S21 → MPTVVAKENESFDLLLKRFKKKCEKAAILSEIKKNQAYEKPSVRKKREANVARRKMLKMQRRMQRYLK, encoded by the coding sequence TTGCCTACAGTTGTAGCAAAAGAAAATGAAAGCTTCGATCTTTTATTAAAACGATTTAAGAAAAAATGCGAAAAAGCAGCTATTCTTTCCGAGATAAAAAAGAATCAGGCATACGAAAAACCAAGCGTTCGTAAGAAACGCGAGGCAAATGTTGCCCGACGCAAAATGCTCAAAATGCAACGTCGGATGCAACGCTATCTGAAATAG
- a CDS encoding TonB-dependent receptor yields the protein MQKRILFCLVIVWLIYSPFLAAQTQGLDWTIYSSQQALSIENYMQYKYFPTAGTNLIISSKSNLENRLNFNQEAKNADLNVGFQIARKKFLHTLSSGYLTFYDASDLEPSAYVNKTATLGYQINYTPVESLNIGIFSKGIFRNEQDRYVSGNLLSSEGYWIGSDIHYATYFSNSIASIGTTGERKKMDWESFDFAQVNANYNFYGNYLNVDCLANYSYRSEDIYILTAPRQNENRSNYSLSDNQLRRNLTFAGSVQYYPDDNVQIQLRDDYSQRKTSYSQNEIRNSTDYYNLAQLQFDYQLFPSLVWQNNLRHTYAIKDYYYGLNTRHTENRHFGSRVNWEYSDGDSLIVDYAIDLQIIKFPEDNNQWDNDLLSHNLLWGWKHYWHERILLENWFGYGFSKDVYLDSLLSANNKRINSWTLSPECNILLGDRLAFFQVYKIRADYSDYIYKTGKNNTLYRQLSYQYDLVFDTYPLIARSLDPRWLKLPFRNSPDNAFMIDLGFAYEENQYAQKRKEFYELQTKNRRWTANIDFRYDIRTFYFSFSPQYSWGTWQELTFNLNSAWLFNNNSLLEFKLSPFIDDFEEIESLSLHNFSINKFFRCVKQCSESADWRLSTTLKLRF from the coding sequence TTGCAGAAGAGGATTTTATTCTGCTTAGTGATTGTTTGGCTGATTTATAGTCCTTTTTTAGCAGCTCAAACTCAGGGACTGGATTGGACAATATATTCCAGTCAGCAGGCATTAAGTATTGAAAATTATATGCAATACAAATATTTTCCTACTGCCGGCACAAACTTAATAATCAGCAGTAAAAGTAATCTTGAAAACCGGCTGAATTTCAATCAGGAAGCCAAAAATGCGGATTTGAATGTCGGTTTTCAAATAGCACGGAAGAAGTTTTTGCACACTCTCAGCTCGGGATATTTAACCTTTTATGATGCCAGTGATCTTGAGCCCTCTGCTTATGTAAATAAAACTGCCACTTTGGGTTATCAGATAAACTATACGCCGGTGGAGAGTTTAAATATAGGTATTTTCAGCAAAGGCATATTCCGCAATGAACAAGATCGCTATGTTAGCGGAAATCTGCTTTCCAGTGAGGGTTATTGGATTGGCTCCGATATTCATTATGCCACTTATTTTTCCAATTCCATAGCCAGTATAGGAACAACTGGCGAACGCAAAAAAATGGATTGGGAGTCCTTTGATTTTGCCCAAGTGAATGCTAACTACAATTTTTACGGTAATTATTTGAATGTGGATTGCCTTGCCAATTACAGCTACCGAAGCGAAGATATTTACATTTTAACTGCTCCGAGACAAAATGAGAATAGGAGCAATTATTCGCTGTCGGATAATCAGTTACGCAGAAATTTAACCTTTGCAGGATCAGTTCAATATTATCCTGATGACAATGTTCAAATTCAATTAAGAGATGACTATAGTCAAAGAAAAACCAGCTACAGCCAAAATGAAATTCGTAATAGCACAGATTATTATAATCTGGCTCAACTGCAATTTGACTATCAGCTGTTTCCAAGTTTGGTTTGGCAAAATAATTTAAGGCATACTTACGCGATTAAGGACTATTATTATGGCCTCAATACAAGGCATACGGAAAACAGGCATTTTGGCAGTCGTGTTAATTGGGAATATAGTGACGGTGATTCTTTAATTGTTGATTATGCTATTGATTTGCAAATAATTAAGTTTCCGGAAGACAACAATCAATGGGATAATGACTTGCTATCTCATAACTTGCTTTGGGGATGGAAACATTATTGGCACGAACGAATTCTTTTGGAAAACTGGTTTGGTTATGGCTTCAGCAAAGATGTATATTTGGATTCCCTGCTTTCTGCAAATAATAAAAGGATTAACAGCTGGACGCTATCTCCCGAATGTAACATTTTGCTGGGAGACCGTTTAGCTTTTTTTCAGGTATATAAAATAAGAGCGGATTATAGTGATTACATCTATAAAACGGGTAAAAACAATACTCTTTATCGTCAGTTGAGTTATCAATATGACCTGGTTTTTGATACTTATCCTTTAATAGCTCGTTCTTTAGACCCGCGTTGGCTAAAACTGCCTTTTCGGAATAGTCCCGATAATGCCTTTATGATTGATCTTGGTTTTGCCTACGAAGAAAATCAATATGCTCAAAAGAGAAAGGAATTTTATGAATTGCAAACCAAAAACAGACGCTGGACTGCCAATATTGATTTCCGTTATGACATTCGGACTTTTTACTTTAGTTTTTCACCTCAATATTCTTGGGGAACCTGGCAGGAATTGACTTTTAATCTTAATTCCGCCTGGCTTTTTAATAATAATTCGTTGTTGGAATTCAAGCTTTCTCCGTTTATTGACGACTTTGAAGAGATTGAGTCCCTAAGTTTACATAACTTCAGCATCAATAAGTTTTTTAGATGTGTTAAACAATGTTCTGAATCAGCGGACTGGCGTTTGTCCACTACCCTGAAATTGCGTTTTTGA
- a CDS encoding tetratricopeptide repeat protein, producing the protein MLKLFKSSRCQSCYTERAIRVCPRKRKNICWQCCNETRCDTRCPENCDYAPKKEETKPFPSFKADSRAEAENAIKRHIDLWTGRENPFLKNKTPAKEASENPQEMFAWLSGFQYPVYFPMDYLLKKLDLPFTPAEKKEDPENCVEKWMKTLIQLKWNELRQYSINQSSMEDLAERYTELIQAIPQLGKVSTYSILYSGLGEDGISALVYMELNHKIDWTLVLSNITGSWKIRQNIAGSPQAYFKQNQVYTAIAEALGKADDAKVWELINSSLKIYPDSPDLYYYRALYWQLVKQREQAAVDFFNAIALDNSWTEPYLHLSAHYFVKEDYEQAKIWLEELKILQPDDPNVLNNLAAAYAGNGETEKAKELWQEIVQKYPAFEYARKNLEKLQ; encoded by the coding sequence ATGCTTAAATTATTCAAAAGCTCGCGTTGTCAATCCTGTTATACGGAACGGGCAATCAGAGTATGTCCCCGCAAAAGAAAAAACATTTGCTGGCAATGCTGTAATGAAACACGCTGTGATACACGCTGTCCGGAAAATTGTGATTATGCTCCTAAAAAAGAAGAAACAAAACCGTTTCCTTCATTTAAAGCCGATTCACGCGCCGAAGCAGAAAATGCTATAAAACGCCATATAGACCTTTGGACGGGTAGAGAAAATCCTTTCCTGAAAAATAAAACTCCCGCCAAAGAAGCCAGTGAAAACCCGCAAGAAATGTTTGCCTGGCTGAGTGGATTTCAGTATCCGGTATATTTTCCAATGGATTATCTGCTGAAAAAGTTAGATTTGCCTTTCACCCCTGCCGAGAAAAAAGAAGACCCTGAGAACTGTGTAGAAAAATGGATGAAAACCCTTATTCAACTGAAATGGAATGAATTACGACAATATAGTATCAATCAGAGCTCTATGGAGGATTTGGCAGAACGCTATACAGAACTGATTCAAGCCATTCCTCAGCTGGGTAAGGTTTCTACTTACAGTATTTTATACAGCGGATTGGGTGAGGATGGAATAAGCGCTCTCGTTTATATGGAATTAAATCATAAAATTGACTGGACTTTGGTGCTGAGTAATATAACTGGCAGCTGGAAAATCAGACAAAATATAGCAGGCAGTCCGCAGGCATATTTTAAACAAAATCAGGTCTATACAGCTATAGCAGAAGCACTTGGCAAAGCTGATGACGCTAAAGTTTGGGAACTGATAAACAGCAGCTTGAAAATTTATCCCGATAGTCCCGATCTCTATTACTATCGCGCTTTATACTGGCAATTGGTAAAACAAAGAGAGCAAGCGGCGGTGGATTTCTTTAATGCCATTGCTCTTGATAATAGTTGGACCGAGCCCTATTTGCATTTAAGCGCCCATTATTTTGTGAAAGAGGATTATGAACAGGCAAAAATCTGGCTGGAAGAACTGAAGATTTTACAACCGGATGACCCCAATGTGCTGAATAACCTTGCCGCTGCTTATGCCGGAAACGGAGAAACGGAAAAAGCAAAAGAACTTTGGCAGGAAATTGTGCAAAAATATCCCGCTTTTGAATATGCCAGGAAAAATTTGGAGAAACTGCAATGA
- a CDS encoding NAD+ synthase: MNYKKERERISNFIQDYCQKSRFENLVIGLSGGVDSAVVSALAVQAIGREHLYAFCLPSRESNPDSVKDAFLVAECLGLFMQTINIDELTESYFKKYAPEAIPLRKGNWMARIRMNILYDQAAKHNALVIGTSNRSELLVGYFTQFGDSACAFEPMAHLYKTEVWELARELCLPEKVINKTPTADLWSGQSDESELGISYPILDSVLKYLTEGERKPEVAEEIIVKVQKMMDNSSFKRKMPPFLERQ, encoded by the coding sequence ATGAATTATAAAAAAGAAAGAGAGAGAATAAGCAATTTTATTCAGGATTACTGCCAGAAAAGCAGATTTGAAAATCTCGTGATAGGTCTTTCCGGTGGTGTGGATTCAGCTGTGGTATCCGCTTTAGCTGTTCAAGCAATTGGCAGAGAGCATTTATATGCCTTTTGTTTACCTTCCCGGGAAAGCAATCCGGATAGTGTTAAAGATGCTTTTTTAGTGGCAGAATGCTTAGGTCTATTTATGCAAACCATAAATATAGATGAACTTACGGAGAGTTATTTTAAAAAATATGCTCCGGAGGCAATTCCTTTACGCAAAGGGAATTGGATGGCACGAATCCGAATGAATATCCTTTATGACCAGGCGGCAAAACACAACGCTTTAGTAATCGGAACGAGCAATAGAAGTGAACTTTTAGTCGGTTATTTCACTCAATTCGGAGATTCTGCCTGTGCTTTTGAACCAATGGCACATCTTTATAAAACTGAGGTTTGGGAACTGGCAAGGGAATTATGCTTGCCCGAAAAGGTTATCAATAAAACACCTACAGCCGATTTATGGTCAGGTCAAAGCGATGAATCCGAGCTGGGGATCAGTTATCCTATTTTAGATAGCGTCCTGAAATATTTAACGGAAGGAGAAAGAAAACCGGAAGTGGCGGAAGAAATAATCGTTAAAGTGCAGAAAATGATGGACAATTCAAGTTTCAAGCGTAAAATGCCTCCTTTTTTAGAGAGGCAGTAA
- the rsmA gene encoding 16S rRNA (adenine(1518)-N(6)/adenine(1519)-N(6))-dimethyltransferase RsmA — translation MKALKALGQNFLTDKSIAEKIVALGELQPEDSVWEIGPGTGILTDEIIKNNVQLRAFELDRRLYKYLSARYENRIILEQTDILQVDWNSLIRKDGTPLKLIANIPYQITSPLLALLEEYSRFFSRIVLMVQKEVAERLSAKPGNKNYAPLTIRLRLVFDISSKIQVSREKFSPMPKVDSAVILLLPRENKPVIKHPEHFHKLLHAAFVHRRKTLANNLIPVLGKEKTEELAKLSHIDFGKRGEELAEEDFILLSDCLADL, via the coding sequence ATGAAAGCCCTGAAAGCACTCGGGCAGAATTTTCTTACCGATAAATCTATAGCGGAAAAGATTGTTGCCTTGGGTGAATTACAACCGGAAGATAGCGTTTGGGAAATAGGTCCCGGAACAGGTATTTTAACTGACGAAATTATCAAAAACAATGTTCAGTTAAGAGCTTTTGAACTGGACAGGCGATTGTATAAATACCTTTCCGCACGCTATGAAAACAGAATAATATTGGAACAAACGGATATTCTGCAAGTGGACTGGAATTCTCTTATACGGAAAGATGGAACTCCGCTCAAATTAATAGCCAATATTCCCTATCAGATAACCAGTCCGCTTTTAGCTCTTTTGGAAGAATATTCCCGGTTCTTTTCCCGGATTGTATTGATGGTGCAAAAAGAAGTTGCAGAACGGCTTAGCGCCAAACCTGGAAATAAAAATTATGCTCCCTTAACTATCCGTCTGCGTTTGGTTTTTGATATTTCCAGCAAAATACAGGTTAGCAGAGAAAAGTTTAGCCCAATGCCCAAAGTGGATTCTGCGGTTATTTTGCTGCTTCCGCGAGAAAATAAACCGGTTATTAAGCATCCTGAACATTTTCATAAACTTTTGCACGCGGCTTTTGTTCATCGGAGAAAAACACTGGCTAATAATTTGATTCCTGTTTTAGGAAAAGAAAAAACAGAGGAATTGGCAAAGCTTTCGCATATAGATTTTGGCAAAAGAGGAGAAGAACTTGCAGAAGAGGATTTTATTCTGCTTAGTGATTGTTTGGCTGATTTATAG
- a CDS encoding endonuclease MutS2: MTYHNPDLEFETLVAQIGKRCHSDLGKEQASLLQPLSDLGEIIKSQKLVAEIQEQLLRGRDYDFSGLTNLQPLFEDSRNTLFAFEEFSAVYANNLIAEEILAQLKLWEEFPEITLYLKKLTSFSFLNSRFLEIFDKDGEILDTASKELATIRKRANSLRMQIQKTMQALLSDSSLEHYLQDKYVTQREDRYVLPVKESAVPFVNGIVQSHSGSKSTVFIEPMSVVPLNNELQLIFQQEKQEIYRIFSAYTSAIKAEKKGLLRNQKILAWLDFRFACGRLCNTIKAKTPIMLSRPCLNLKSARHPLLILRLGNCRKVIPFDLELGEEKKIIILSGPNTGGKTVLLKAVGLITLMALSGLPVPADADSEIGFFSNVFADIGDDQSIENALSTFSAHLEKIGKMLNKAKPDTLVLVDEIGAATDPQQGSALAQAILEKFLALGCPAIVTTHYTALKIFAEQHPRCLNASMQFDTKNLQPTYKFIAGFPGDSFAIEVAASLGIDPALIERAKELAGNQNVQFTELLKKMQDEKKKYSVSCYQNELKTHLLETKLQELAKKEEEWEKEVKIRRQNHLKELQQELIAQQKIYQNDLAELKTLSKQERKTFLEYKLHNIAVKNAEIQKELDKDLSANNLPVSNPQPGMKVWLSNFETEAVILSIEGEQAKVDMNGITFKTPVSTLFEPKTKTETTKIEPKVKANVAPVAKFELKIIGLTFEEAKPLIDEFLDNAALAGLHSLRIVHGKGTGALRTKVRDYLKKRKEVKGIGTPGPNEGGTGVTIVTI, translated from the coding sequence ATGACTTATCATAATCCCGACCTGGAATTTGAAACTCTCGTTGCTCAAATCGGCAAACGCTGTCATAGTGATTTAGGTAAAGAACAGGCATCTTTATTACAGCCCCTCTCCGATTTGGGGGAAATAATCAAATCCCAGAAATTGGTAGCCGAAATCCAGGAACAACTTTTGCGGGGTAGAGATTATGATTTTAGTGGTTTAACTAATCTGCAACCTCTTTTTGAAGACAGCCGAAACACTCTTTTTGCGTTTGAGGAATTTTCTGCTGTTTATGCCAATAACCTCATTGCCGAAGAAATTTTGGCTCAGCTAAAGCTTTGGGAGGAATTTCCGGAAATTACTCTTTACCTAAAGAAATTAACCTCCTTTTCCTTTCTCAATTCCAGGTTTTTGGAGATTTTTGATAAAGACGGTGAAATTTTGGATACCGCTTCCAAAGAACTGGCAACTATCCGCAAAAGAGCTAATTCCTTAAGAATGCAGATTCAGAAAACAATGCAAGCATTACTTTCCGACAGTAGTTTAGAACACTACTTGCAAGATAAATATGTAACTCAAAGGGAAGACCGTTATGTTCTGCCCGTTAAAGAAAGTGCGGTTCCTTTCGTAAATGGCATCGTTCAAAGCCATTCCGGCAGTAAATCCACTGTTTTTATAGAACCAATGTCTGTTGTGCCTCTCAATAATGAACTCCAGCTTATTTTTCAGCAGGAAAAGCAGGAAATTTATCGTATTTTCAGTGCCTATACTTCAGCTATCAAAGCAGAAAAGAAAGGACTTTTACGCAATCAGAAAATTCTGGCTTGGCTGGATTTTCGTTTTGCTTGTGGACGGCTTTGTAATACAATAAAGGCAAAAACCCCGATAATGCTATCCCGTCCTTGTTTGAATCTAAAATCGGCAAGGCATCCTCTGCTGATTTTACGCCTGGGAAATTGCCGCAAAGTTATTCCCTTTGATTTGGAACTGGGCGAAGAGAAAAAAATTATTATTTTAAGCGGACCCAATACCGGGGGAAAAACAGTTCTGCTAAAGGCAGTCGGTTTGATTACTCTGATGGCTCTTTCAGGACTTCCCGTTCCTGCTGATGCTGATAGTGAAATTGGCTTTTTTAGCAATGTTTTTGCCGATATTGGAGATGACCAGTCCATAGAAAATGCTCTTTCCACTTTTTCCGCTCACCTGGAAAAAATAGGTAAAATGCTCAATAAGGCAAAACCGGATACCCTGGTTTTAGTAGATGAAATAGGTGCTGCAACTGATCCTCAACAGGGTTCCGCTTTGGCACAGGCAATTCTGGAAAAGTTTTTGGCTTTAGGTTGCCCGGCAATTGTTACAACTCATTACACAGCCCTGAAAATCTTTGCTGAACAGCATCCCAGGTGTCTGAATGCCTCAATGCAATTTGATACCAAAAACCTCCAGCCAACCTATAAATTTATTGCTGGTTTCCCAGGTGACAGCTTTGCTATTGAAGTTGCTGCCTCTCTGGGGATTGACCCTGCCCTAATTGAAAGAGCTAAAGAACTTGCCGGCAACCAAAATGTCCAATTTACCGAACTGCTGAAAAAAATGCAGGACGAAAAAAAGAAATACAGCGTTTCCTGCTATCAAAATGAACTGAAAACACACCTGCTGGAAACCAAACTGCAAGAACTGGCAAAAAAAGAAGAGGAATGGGAAAAAGAAGTGAAAATACGCCGCCAAAATCACTTAAAGGAATTGCAACAAGAACTGATCGCCCAACAAAAAATATATCAGAATGACCTCGCAGAATTGAAAACCCTTTCCAAACAGGAACGTAAAACATTTTTAGAATACAAATTACATAATATAGCAGTTAAAAATGCCGAGATTCAAAAAGAACTTGACAAAGACCTTTCCGCTAATAACTTGCCCGTCAGCAATCCTCAACCCGGAATGAAGGTTTGGCTTTCCAATTTTGAAACGGAAGCAGTTATTTTGTCTATTGAAGGTGAACAGGCAAAAGTAGATATGAACGGAATTACCTTCAAAACACCTGTGAGCACACTTTTTGAGCCCAAAACGAAAACTGAAACAACAAAAATAGAACCTAAAGTGAAAGCTAATGTTGCTCCCGTAGCAAAATTTGAACTGAAAATTATAGGACTAACCTTTGAAGAGGCAAAACCCTTGATAGATGAATTTTTGGATAATGCTGCCCTGGCCGGCTTGCATTCCTTAAGAATTGTTCACGGAAAAGGAACCGGCGCTTTAAGAACTAAGGTTCGGGACTATCTGAAAAAAAGAAAAGAGGTAAAAGGTATCGGAACTCCAGGTCCTAATGAAGGTGGAACCGGAGTAACCATTGTTACTATCTAA